Within Quercus lobata isolate SW786 chromosome 5, ValleyOak3.0 Primary Assembly, whole genome shotgun sequence, the genomic segment AATTAGACCCACCAAACAATGGAGAAGAACACCACATATCATCTTACATTCACAACTATTGTGAATTACAACAACAATTAtaaccaagccttagtcccaaattttttggGATCAGCTATGGATACTCAATAGATTAGTCAAGGTTGGCCGCAtctattctttttttccattctattctatACAAAGTCATACTCTCTATTACTTTCTTAATTAACATgtccttttttactatttctactaatgttatttttggtattCCTCTAACCTTCTTCGTTCTCTCAACTAGGATCCACCCACTCTTTCTCATTGGTGCATCAATCACTATCCTTTGAACATCACCAAACCATCTCAAGTAACTCTCCCTCATCTTTTCAACAATAGGAGTCACCCTTATCTTTAAGCAAATTTACTCATTTCAAATCCTATTTTGCCATTTAtccatcttaacattctcatttcagctacttatcaacaaaaaaaaaaaaattctcatttcAGCTATACTCATTTTATGAATACGTTGCTTCATAATAGCCCAACATTCAGTACCATAAAGCATAGTTGATCATATATAGCAGTCATATTAAAGTTTTTCCTTTAGCTTAATACATATTCTAGGATCACACAACACTCCTACTGCACTTCTCCACGTCATCCACCTAGCTCTACTCCTACGATTTACATCCTCTACAAACCCTTTATCTTGCTGAATCATTGATCCAGGCTATCGAAAACTGTCACCCTGAATATTCTAGAGTGTCTTGCCAAATTTCTAACTTGGCATTGACTTCACTTCTAGTCTCATCCACTACAATTATATCATCTGTAAAAAACATACACCAAAGGGCTTTCTCTTAAATCAATTTAGTGGGCTCATTTATCACTTTTACAAAGAGATATGGACTTAATGCTTATCCTTGACGCAAACCTGTAATGAGAGAAAACTCACTTGTGATGCCTCCACTTATTCTCATACAAGTTAACTCTCATACATATTCTTAATCAACTTAAATGCATAACCTCTCCAAGGACCCTATCATATGCTTTCTCtaggtaaaaaaaaactatatgaaGATCTTTACATGCTTATCTATATTCAATCAGTCTCTCCCAAAGTTTCATAGCGCGACTAATAAGTATAACTGCATGCAGTTTTGAATATGCCGCGGTATTAAAACACCTGACTAGGTAAAACTTCAGAAACCCAAAATTGGAGCTTTAAGTTTGAATTCAATCAGCATAACAATTCTCTGAAGccttagaaaaaataatttactaacaCTCTCACAGTCAAACAATTTAAGCTCAAACATCCCATTACTGAAATCATTATATACTTCAAATCATTCCCTAATCTAAATATGCCTAATTACCAATTCCAATAATAATCACCAATCAAATACAAAAGATTATAATTATACCTCATTGCTGAAATAGAATCTGCGAGCACGAAACGACCTGGGAGGAATAAAATTAGCACCGGCACGTAAATTCCGAGCCCTAACAATCAATTGcctgaaaaagaagaagaaaaaaaaaaacaaaagttttagCACCACAGAAGCTCAATTCCTATGAATCAAAATCATATATGATAAGGGAGAGAGTACagattagggttttatattAGACTTGCCCTTCTTTGACGATTTTGGCATCGGGAACTTGGCTAGAGCGCATAAGCTTGGAGACGAAGTGTCGGAGGATCCCGATGAGGACCATGACCACGGAGAGAGGGATCAGGACCCAGTCTCTAATCGCCGTGTCTAGCACCAGATCTTCCGCCATTGTTGAAGCTAAGAGAAgctttttagatttcaatttcTGAAATCTCTTCTATTCCTCGTTTCTTTTAGATTGAGTTTTGTGTCATTGCGAGGAATAAAACTAGATTAAGGGGTGTTTATgtctttttacctttttttttttttttttttttttgagggataAGAAAAAACCATTTTCAAGAAAAACATTTTCGTTTGATAGGGCGgaaaacacaaagaaaataaaaacgtTTTCTGATTAATggaaatcatttttaaaaacgcgtttcaaatttttatttttattttacaaaataaacatCACACGACGGTAAAACTTGTTGTTTAACCAAAGCCATTTTTGTTGTAACAAGCAAGAAGCCCTTAAATCATCTTGGATTACTTTGTTGTTAGctattttgtttgattaataaatgttttagtttatcaaaaatataaataaataaactttacatgattatttcaataaaaaaaacttcataaTCGTACCTtattctctccctttttttttttagtcaaatatgTTATGCGTgagatttatttaatttttaaatactaCATATTTTACGTACAAAAATTGGAaatgattctttttttataaaaaaaaaaaaaaatgaaggaaattgAAAGATTAAATAAGACGAGAGTGTGAGTTTcaattaactcaactggtaaaatctatgatggttgaataagagatctgataTTTAActtccgcctacaccaaaaactgattgatacttggttgtagcctaaactaattttgtaactaaacttttcattttaaatttaggAACTAATTAATAGTTTGAAAGCTTTTATTCATATAAGATATACAAAACTCTTACAAAGAGACTCTTAAAAGTATTTGCACTATCCACGATTGAGTGATAGTGTGACAATTTAAAAGATACCTCTCCTACTCCAAAAGTTTACCAAACTAAAGGCTTTTTTACTTCCTTTAGGGCTTGTCTCCACTCAACCAACATCCTAGATTGAGGACTACGAGCCTTTAGCTTTGTCTTATGTAGCTTCTCAAAGTTCCAATTTTTCTTAACAATCACACCTCTATGTGAGAAGAGGGATACATGTACTCGATGCATATAATACCACCTCCTTAAATAGAGGATCTTAATGATGGTGTACACTACGAGAGTGATTCATATGTTTCCCATAGCTTAAATACCTAACACACTTATAGAATACTTAAAAAGAGAGTTTGTGGCCAATCCTTTTAATAGAGAGTCTAAGTGCACAACaaaatctcacaatattttcacaacattctTGGTTCTTAGTTGAGGTGGATcccaataagtttttttttttttttttttttttttaattttatttaaacttatAGTGAGTTGACACATCacttattatgaaaatgttatgacattttgttgttacaattaaaaaaaaaaatcatttttatatggCTTGCTCTTGTGTTAGGTAAGGGGAGTGTTAGGAACCTAGTGGTTCCAAAGGGGATGGGTGGGAAGTGTATGGAAATGAATGGCAATTGTGTATGAATTGACTTCATTTGATGTAGTTACCCTTCatagaaaaatattaagagATAAAGAAAATGCACTATAAGCAGAGAATTGGTTTATGCTTCAAGATAGTCCAAATGATGGTTACATGCATTATTTATACAACTCAAGCTCTCTTTCTATTGGTGACTCATGACTTAATCCTATTGGCTTAGCTTGTGCTCTCACCAATTAACCCCTGTAAATATTATAGTGTCACATGTACCAAGAGCTCTAATTAACTCCAGCCTAATCTCAACATGTGTAACTAACTGACTAACTCAAATTGAAGGGTGGAACTACAAGAATTATTAGGATATTAGGGTATTAAAACAAAAGTGGGGTTCGTAACATTGAGGACCTGACCTTATATCCCCTTGGTTTAGCGTACTTGCATACCATAGCTTCAATCTCCAATTTCAAacatttgaaaatgttttttgcttcttttaacAAAGATTCCTAACTTACTGTTGATGCATGGTCTATTTGCTTGATTCTTTTCTGTCATATTGCTCCAACTTTTCCTTTTGTACATACGTTTCGTCTAGCTATAAGATATGTGTAATGGCTTCCCTACTTAATTCATACATGTTCATTCTCTCAACGTAGAAATGGCCTTGGTCTCTTTACCCACCATCAAATACAGCAGTAGATTTATCTCGCATTCCCCACATTCCCTTCCTTACATCTCTCTACCAAGCAAATTACAAAACCTTCCTCTTAGAGAACCACAAAAGAAGGCTTATGTTCCTAGTAATTCTCACTCTCCAATTTCACACCAAGCTTTGATTTACAGCAGCTTCTCTTCGAGACACACACGCTTAGCACTAGTGCCAATTAATGCTAAAAACTCAGGATCAGGAGAGGAAGATCATTCTGATGCTAAAAGATCAGGATCAGGAGAGGAAGATCATTCTGATGGTAAACATTCAGGATCAGGAGAGGAAGATCATCTTGATGCTAGACACTCAGGATCAAGAGAGGAAGATCATCGAGCTCTGGAGACTGTTAACAAGTTTTACGCCGcaatcaagaacaaaaacatTAATCAGTTATCTGATATAATTGGAGATGAATGCAGATGCATCTGtaatttctcctcttttttccAATCCTATGATGGGAAAATGGTATATGCACTTCAACTAAGAAAACATACATGAATTGTATTGTTCTTTATGCATGCTCAATGCCACTTTAATTACTCTGATACATTAAAACATTATGGAACACATGACCAAACAAATATCTATGGTGTTTCTTTCTTTGCAGCAAGTGttggattttctctctaatCTGATTAAAAGCtttggaaataattttgaatttattgtaaaaCCGACATTGCATGATGGTATGCATGTTGGCGTTTCATGGAGGATAGGTATGCCATATACTTTCTTTTTAGTCATGGTATTGTCTCTTTGTAGATGCGTGGAGTTATAATCTATTCGATCTTTTCCGTGGTGGTTTATCTGCAGAATGCAAGAATATTCGTGTGCCTCTAGGAAAGGGTTTCAGCTTCCATATTATGCAGTACTACCAGGGAAAGCTGTATTTAAGGTGtgacaaattcattttttttctttaagccATTCGATTAATTATCTACCCATCTATGATCTACCAAAGAATAGAGTAAATAAAGAATAGTTTCTCACTCATAAAATCTACTGATGTAACTTTGTGCATATACTGTTGATTCCGCAGCTTGAAGTATagttatacttaaaaaaaagtgagactttacacaataactaaatatgattaaaaaaaaaaaatccaaaaaaaagcATATATTAATTGTTGCTAATCCCACTTTTTGGTATTTATGTATCATTGTATAACAATCCAGAAATGTGGAGATGTTCATGGAACCGCTTCTTCATATTGAACCTGTTAGACTGGTATGAGACTCtccctttttcccttttatatgttCTCTGTTTTTGCCATTTACCTCAGAATCATTGTGTACAATgttaatttgtgtttttatgctctctctctctctcacagaaatTGATTGCGTTTGTGATGAAACTAATAGACAAGATGGATATTCACATAGGATCCAAGAGTAAAGGCAAGAGAGTCGTGTATTTTTTACTCGCTATGTTCCTCATTTTTGCCTGGGTGTACTTGTTTAAACTCATTTTGAATTAGCCTCAAGGCATGGACCACAATGACATGTAATTTAAATCCACGATCTACATAGAAAAAAGCAAGGTCCCTCATGGCAATATGGGACAAATTCGATAAAGAGGGTGTGGGGGTCGGGAACCATTGCAGAGTCGCAATTATCctgtgcctctctctctctctctctctcatactaTTTTACAGAAGTGGTTGCCACTTTAAAAAGGGTCAGTCAAAATGATTAATTTGACTTGAACTTGACTGTTTCATTCTTATCAACGATTGAAtaaagttaaaagctaaaacCTCAATGAAAGTAAGGGCTGTTTGgtacataattttatatatatgttttcaatttttaaataatattcgatatttttacacttttttcctcacacatatttccaaaaaaactaaaaactgttgtttaaacccACATATATCACACGTAATTCTCTTAAATGAATTGCTCATAAACCATAGACCATTTGCCATATATATCCATACAATTCAAGCTAGTTGACCATCCAAATAAAAgcaattgaagaagaaaaaaagaagcaatgaCTCAACAAGATAACACTAGTTAAATGCAACAAGAATTGCCGCCATCTAACAAGATACACATAATTATCCTCAAGGATGTACAGAGGATTTACCATTCTAACCAGTTTCCTTCAGTCAGTTCAGAGGTTAGCATTGGATGAAAAGGAAAGGCcacaaaatgagaaagaaaaactaaatccAGGGCAACGGCAATAACTACAAGACACTCCTTGCCCCTGGCCCATGGTTACATATTCATTGTCATAATAAATAGCAAATTAATATAAAACATGTCATCTAACCATGTCAATGCACCCAAAAGacgagaaaaagaaaacaattctTCACTATCTGTTCTACCATCAGAGAAGACCAGATGCCAAGGTCTCATGCACCTGCAAGATATAAGATAAAAGTATTCCATCAATTGTTTAGAACAAAGCCGAggataagaaaaatatttaatggtCAACCATATCAAAATATATTGGTTGACATAAAGCCATAGAAGCAcatcaattttaaatatatatttactttatGTGCAAAATAATATTGGGAGTGTGCTGTTTGAGGTTTTCAAGTATAAAGAAATAATGAGAAGGTGATGCCAACATATATTCTTTCTGAAACTCGCAAAAAAACAATTCATCAAAATAGTacccattaaagaaaaagaataatagaGAATTCCAACAGGAAGTGGAAAATTGATTGACTTTTCAGACATGCTAAATATGAAACATACACTTGAAAGCATATGAAGGGAGATATGCAGAAATTCTAGAGACAGATCAATTGAATATGAAAACCAAAAGGGACAACATTTGCATGGAGTTAATAACAGTCAACATTACCAGGCATCATGACTGATTGAACAAATGATGGCGTGTTATCATCTCCGGTATCCCTAGTGCAGAAATACTTTCACATCCAAGAAGATCACGAAGCTTTGCATCACATAATATCACCATTGAATTTAAAGGATCCTACAATGATTCAAGTAAAGCTGCTAAGATTTAATTGCCAAATGAGAGAACTTGCCAAAATAAAGCAAGATAACTTCTAGAAAGACTAATTTAAGTAGAAAATTTagacaagaaagagagagaagaaatagaCATGTTCCCAATGCTACCTACCTCCAAACGGTTAACCTTAATGTACTCCCAAACACGTGTTATAGCCTCAGATTGGGGCATCTCCCTTCCCCCAGTGCCCAAGAATTTGGCAAGGGCTTCAGATATTACGACAGGAGATGATCCACGTTGAACACTTTCAGTTGTAGACTCAACATCTACCTTCAATCGTTTAGCTTGACTTGACTCCTCTGCACACATTTACAAGTggattaaaatgacaaaatcaaAAGCATCACAGGACAAAAATGTATTGTGTTTTATGCCACATCACATACTTGTAGGTTCAAGTGCAATAATATGTTTGGCTAGCAACTTATTCATCTTGAACATGTCAGTACAGTCGGTCTCAAAGACCACACGCAGGGCATCATCACAGATAATCTTCCTCTTGTTACTTGGATCTTGGAGGTTGTTTTTCCTGATGTATGCCCACAGCTGCTTCACAATCTGTATCAAGCAAACCAGAGTTTTGTAAGTACTTATATCAAGACTACTACTTCATAAACATTAATGCTTCATAAATGTACGTAATAAAAGAGGCCAACAAAGAGAATTGTAGTAGATTTGGAGATAACAACCTCAGTCCTTGGCAATGCTGGCTCACCAACAATTGCCTGAAGTTCAGGTGAGACGCCACATACTTTGTTTAAACCCCCCGGCCCACCTCTCCTTTTGGCTCCCACAGGTGCACTGAAACAAAGCACATTTAATTCTTAGTAAGTAATAGTGCACTGACATAAAATACAACACACACAAATGCAACGGGTCATCCATCACACTTCATACTTCTATTGGTTACATGACAAATTCGTTgcgcaataaataaataaattccacACATAGatcataaaaaaatgtcatcacCCAAAAGTTCAAATTTTGCATAATAGACACGGAATATCAACTTGTTCTCGCACAGTGCCAAGATGGGGATTGTCATAAACAAGACAAATACAAATTCAATGTCCCTTTTTCAACTAGATTACTTTCCCAAAGCGAAAAGAACCTTTCatctatcaaaattttaatacagCAAAGCACCCGATAAGGCCTCCaatttcagccaaaaaaaaaaaaaaagattagtcaATAGCCTaacagcttaaaaaaaaaaatttcccaaaataTGCGTCAGGTTGACTTGAATGACTACTATTTTAACATACACACAGGCCTAACATAACATAATATTTTGActagaatttgaatttcaacacccccacaaaataaaattcaaaacttcaCCACCTTATGCTACGCTACTTCCAAAATTTCGTTCCACAACTACAGTTCTCATAACTCTTAACTCTCAGACCTATCTAGAagtggtcaattttttttttttttttaaatgaccacttataattaaaatatttcagTGATACACAATCCCCCCTTTGTTTTCTTCAACCTACACCAAAAGATAATTAGGCATGCAACAGTGACATAGATAATTCCTTTTTCtatcattctcaaaaaataaaataaaaaaatttccttcttctaTATACATACATGTGTTTACATAAgcaaaaatagataatttaaaataagCAACTTTTACTACAACATAAATAGAAAACCCTAATTCTGACAAATTAAGATaaagtttaaaactttaaaattgaaccaaacaaaaccctaaaaaaagaaCCTTTCTTTGGGTGTGTGAGGAGTGGCATTTTGAGCGAAAGCCTCGGGCTTTATAAGCTGCGCCGGAGGCTGAGGCTGAGGCGGAAGCAGAGGCTGGTGGTGTGGGCGGACGTGAGGGTGAGCGGCTTGGAGGGCAAAATGGGAagtaaattgttgttgttgctgttgttgttgttggtggtggtgctgttggtggtgttgttgttgttggagttgttgttggtgttgttggtgttggtggtggtgggtggatTGGAATTGAGGGTGGTTGTGGAGGGCAAAATGGTCTCTTGgaggttgttgttgttgttgaggtggttgttgttgttgttgttgtggtggttgAGGTTGAGGTTGTTGTGGGTGAGAGCGGAGGAGGAAGTTGATCTGGTCTCGGATGAAGCCAGCCTTGTGAGAAAGGTCTAGACCTAGCTTCGCTTCCACTTGCTGAACGACGCCGTTTAACGAGTTCACGGCGTTTGGGTCTGACTGACGCAGAACCGACTCCACACCTTTCGCTATTTCTTGGTCCGACACCATGGTTTCTCCACCTTCATATAGTAACTGAAATAaaccaactctctctctctctctctgtctctctctctctctctcaaatcgcttctctctctttctctctctttcactcccTGCTcacactctctctgtctctctctacgtctctctccctctttatAAGCCCGAAATGACCATAATACCCTCTATAACGCACGCTGCAACAGATGGTAGATCTGTAATTCCACTAAAGCTTCCTTGTCCCTCTCATCCCTCTAGTTGAATTGACTAAAATACCCGGTGCTGTTGAATTCAAGCCAGTGGAAAAAGTTTGTCCAAATATGTAACTGTGCAGAGTCTGGATATAACGGTAATTTGAAAAAGTTGCAGTCGTGGtatctcttttttaaaaaaatttaaagggtaaaaaagagaaagagggtgaactgaaatgaatttttttttttttttttgaaactgcATAGTGATAGAGAGAGGGTGGGGCGGTGGGTGGGTGAATTTACTGAAATGGGCCCACTGGTTTTGCCTACTTTTTTGAAGATGGGAGGGGTGAAACGGGAATTTGGAAGGCGTGTATGGTGGGCATATTGGTCAGTGAAATTAGGTTTGTTGTTTCTGACTTTAAACCGTTTGTATAGAGGATAGTAGTGGGGGGTTTGGTCAACAACTGTAGACTCCTGTTAGTGTCCGCCTGATGAAACGTCGCTTCATCCAACGGTCGAGAACGTATGTATGTATAGTTTTATCGACATTGTCTAGCCATAAGGCCCATAACCGACATTCCTCTTGCTCCTAGCATATTTTCCGCTAAAAAAAGGTTATTTGTttgttaaaactattttttgtttaatctaATAGCAAgtatgtttgttttgtttctttaaaaaaaaaattatgatagcAAGTAAGACTATGTTTGTTTCGATgcaaaaatttttcaaatttttgattGTTTAGTGCAGTGTAAGATGTTGATcctattgaaaaaataaataaataaatggattaggaaaaaaaacacattcGTATTAATGCTTGATAATAGAAAAAGTACCACATTTTAGTTAATTAGTCGCTAACTCATGTTATGTACGGGTACCTACCTATTTGTaaggtagactaaaataattttataaaaaatttaagaaactataccattgcatgatttgctcttatataacttcaatttgtgttataatttgatgaagaagccatTGCTTAAACATGCAatggcttacaaaaaatttgtcaatgctacaaaaaattaactcaaaaattcatacattaaaacttctgaaagacttattgaatcaaaacaaaatatatatgactaaacaatagagaaatataagagagaGATGGATTACATTCGAAAGAATAATTTCAATCAttgcaagtttttttattttgtaaaaaacgGCTAAATAGAGTTTGGTGATTCATATATGAaaattactatttaaaaaatacatgaaaaaccataatatatatatatatatatatatataacaaaatagagaagaagaaaataatataaaaagaactCATACCTCTACTCGACTTTAAAAAAAACGCTTAAAGTGTTTCGTCATGATGCAATACTCAATCGGACCCCACTCTTCTGCTTCAAAGCAATTGCCCAGTGCAGCTTTATATAACTACCAACAAATCACAAACTCAAATATAaccaccaataaataaataaaaccatatCAGATCAAAGATCAGTGCAATATCAATTTAAAACAACCATAACTCACATACGAAAACAACAAAGTACAAATCTCAAATCATACTATTATTTTCACAAACCTTAGCCGTGTCTGTTAAGAGTTCGGTTCTAGCTGGGTAAGATGCATAGAATTGGTCCactctagaaaaaaaataaattattccaTTTAATGGAGATATATTCCATTATTTTAGGTGATAATTTAGGTCTCTTTTAAGTATAGTGGTTGTATAGCACCAAACAactaaatcaaattaaaaaatataaattatcaacgtttgagtttgagtttaaattggacttgttagagagatagagtttcacttcttgttaagtttgaattaaacaaaaataatttt encodes:
- the LOC115988343 gene encoding uncharacterized protein LOC115988343, with the translated sequence MALVSLPTIKYSSRFISHSPHSLPYISLPSKLQNLPLREPQKKAYVPSNSHSPISHQALIYSSFSSRHTRLALVPINAKNSGSGEEDHSDAKRSGSGEEDHSDGKHSGSGEEDHLDARHSGSREEDHRALETVNKFYAAIKNKNINQLSDIIGDECRCICNFSSFFQSYDGKMQVLDFLSNLIKSFGNNFEFIVKPTLHDGMHVGVSWRIECKNIRVPLGKGFSFHIMQYYQGKLYLRNVEMFMEPLLHIEPVRLKLIAFVMKLIDKMDIHIGSKSKGKRVVYFLLAMFLIFAWVYLFKLILN
- the LOC115992326 gene encoding hormone receptor 4, whose protein sequence is MVSDQEIAKGVESVLRQSDPNAVNSLNGVVQQVEAKLGLDLSHKAGFIRDQINFLLRSHPQQPQPQPPQQQQQQPPQQQQQPPRDHFALHNHPQFQSTHHHQHQQHQQQLQQQQHHQQHHHQQQQQQQQQFTSHFALQAAHPHVRPHHQPLLPPQPQPPAQLIKPEAFAQNATPHTPKESAPVGAKRRGGPGGLNKVCGVSPELQAIVGEPALPRTEIVKQLWAYIRKNNLQDPSNKRKIICDDALRVVFETDCTDMFKMNKLLAKHIIALEPTKESSQAKRLKVDVESTTESVQRGSSPVVISEALAKFLGTGGREMPQSEAITRVWEYIKVNRLEDPLNSMVILCDAKLRDLLGCESISALGIPEMITRHHLFNQS